One genomic segment of Helianthus annuus cultivar XRQ/B chromosome 14, HanXRQr2.0-SUNRISE, whole genome shotgun sequence includes these proteins:
- the LOC110908637 gene encoding uncharacterized protein LOC110908637 isoform X1, with product MLHQFPHFGLIMEPMDITFLNHLDVSHDNYTLKVRIIKLWRQPSFKVPGETYAIEMILMDEEGNKIQATVMNKYFVKFEKLLEESVCLLIKKPSLGDNTSSYKCVDHPHKLFLNFDSTVKKCNDFLGPIHGFSFTAFDQLRGNLIPDDSTVDLIGYVHTFFEIEEFKRKNGKLSKKMNLQLHDLEARNIFVTLFDSYAEKMWNYLSKKEDGVLAVIILQFGRYKFLRGRAYVSTFYSASSLYIDDDIDEITVFKKKFDTLYFRQLFSMHIPRFTLICFYNIILYSFINSLLAKEGDEPASSHRVTSSLMLPNWRDDFLTKTVYHTMAEVNEIDQVTTVIVVGTIKCITQGIEWFYNACKKCNKKVITKHIASEIPDGSDQFEEKQILECTNQSCNEHVVFAIPRFKIPLRVQDKTGVLSLTLFDRDAQKILKKSAKELVDKILDGETNIFPNEFKDLVDKKFAFKIDIANFNLKNNYKFFTVIKLTDDPAIISDLEKKYKVEQPSSLESFDVHCTDSQSQDMVNIKDSISGTGENETPLSVSDISTGRTLLQNESTKKTNIYGELKRNLVEVYDLDESPGRSATKPRQDPTEGLKGVSEPTLLVPKIEK from the exons GTTTGATTATGGAACCTATGGATATCACCTTTCTGAACCACCTTGATGTTTCACACGACAACTACACACTCAAAGTTCGCATTATCAAACTATGGAGGCAACCTTCGTTTAAGGTCCCTGGGGAAACATATGCAATCGAAATGATCCTTATGGATGAGGAG GGCAATAAGATCCAAGCAACTGTAATGAACAAGTACTTCGTTAAGTTTGAAAAGCTGCTGGAAGAGAGTGTTTGTCTACTGATCAAGAAACCCTCCTTAGGTGACAATACGTCATCATACAAGTGTGTGGATCATCCACACAAACTTTTTCTGAATTTCGACTCTACAGTTAAAAAGTGCAATGATTTCTTGGGACCTATACATGGGTTCTCATTCACTGCCTTTGATCAGCTTCGTGGCAACCTCATTCCTGACGATTCAACTGTTG ATCTCATTGGCTATGTTCATACCTTTTTTGAGATTGAAGAATTCAAACGGAAAAATGGCAAACTATCTAAAAAGATGAACCTTCAGTTACATGATTTAGA GGCCCGTAACATTTTTGTTACCTTATTTGATTCCTATGCTGAAAAAATGTGGAATTACCTTTCTAAGAAGGAGGATGGTGTTCTTGCTGTTATTATCTTGCAGTTTGGAAGATATAAGTTTCTGAGAG GTCGTGCTTATGTCTCAACGTTTTACAGCGCTAGCAGTCTTTACATTGATGATGACATCGACGAGATTACGGTTTTCAAGAAAAAGTTTGATACTCTCTATTTTAGACAATTATTTTCAATGCATATTCCACGTTTTACACTTATTTGTTTTTACAATATAATTCTATATAGTTTTATCAACAGCTTGCTTGCCAAAGAGGGTGATGAACCTGCTTCAAGCCATCGTGTAACTTCTTCGCTAATGCTTCCCAATTGGCGCGATGATTTCTTGACGAAAACGGTTTATCATACTATGGCAGAAGTCAATGAAATTGATCAG GTCACGACTGTTATTGTTGTTGGTACAATCAAGTGCATTACCCAGGGTATTGAGTGGTTCTATAATGCTTGCAAGAAGTGCAACAAGAAGGTTATAACAAAGCACATTGCAAGTGAAATACCTGATGGGTCTGATCAGTTTGAGGAAAAACAAATACTTGAATGCACCAATCAAAGTTGCAATGAACATGTTGTTTTTGCTATCCCaag gTTCAAAATCCCTTTAAGGGTACAAGATAAAACTGGAGTTTTGTCTTTGACTTTGTTTGACCGTGATGCCCAGAAAATTTTAAAGAAGTCTGCTAAGGAGTTGGTTGATAAAATTTTAGAT GGGGAAACTAACATCTTTCCAAATGAGTTCAAAGATTTGGTTGAcaaaaagtttgccttcaagatCGATATAGCCAACTTCAATTTGAAAAACAATTACAAGTTTTTTACAGTGATCAAACTAACTGATGATCCAGCCATAATATCAGATCTTGAAAAGAAATACAAAGTTGAGCAG CCTTCCAGCTTAGAGTCATTTGATGTTCATTGCACTGATTCTCAGTCCCAAGACATGGTTAATATCAAG GATTCAATATCCGGTACCGGTGAGAATGAAACGCCTTTATCAGTTTCGGACATAAGCACCGGAAGGACTTTACTGCAAAATGAAAGCACAAAAAAGACAAACATCTATGGCGAATTGAAGCGTAACTTGGTTGAGGTGTACGACCTTGACGAATCCCCCGGTCGATCAGCAACTAAACCCCGTCAAGATCCTACTGAAGGTCTGAAAGGAGTTTCTGAGCCAACTCTTTTGGTTCCAAAGATCGAAAAATAA
- the LOC110908637 gene encoding uncharacterized protein LOC110908637 isoform X7 — protein sequence MLHQFPHFGLIMEPMDITFLNHLDVSHDNYTLKVRIIKLWRQPSFKVPGETYAIEMILMDEEGNKIQATVMNKYFVKFEKLLEESVCLLIKKPSLGDNTSSYKCVDHPHKLFLNFDSTVKKCNDFLGPIHGFSFTAFDQLRGNLIPDDSTVGRAYVSTFYSASSLYIDDDIDEITVFKKKFDTLYFRQLFSMHIPRFTLICFYNIILYSFINSLLAKEGDEPASSHRVTSSLMLPNWRDDFLTKTVYHTMAEVNEIDQVTTVIVVGTIKCITQGIEWFYNACKKCNKKVITKHIASEIPDGSDQFEEKQILECTNQSCNEHVVFAIPRFKIPLRVQDKTGVLSLTLFDRDAQKILKKSAKELVDKILDGETNIFPNEFKDLVDKKFAFKIDIANFNLKNNYKFFTVIKLTDDPAIISDLEKKYKVEQPSSLESFDVHCTDSQSQDMVNIKDSISGTGENETPLSVSDISTGRTLLQNESTKKTNIYGELKRNLVEVYDLDESPGRSATKPRQDPTEGLKGVSEPTLLVPKIEK from the exons GTTTGATTATGGAACCTATGGATATCACCTTTCTGAACCACCTTGATGTTTCACACGACAACTACACACTCAAAGTTCGCATTATCAAACTATGGAGGCAACCTTCGTTTAAGGTCCCTGGGGAAACATATGCAATCGAAATGATCCTTATGGATGAGGAG GGCAATAAGATCCAAGCAACTGTAATGAACAAGTACTTCGTTAAGTTTGAAAAGCTGCTGGAAGAGAGTGTTTGTCTACTGATCAAGAAACCCTCCTTAGGTGACAATACGTCATCATACAAGTGTGTGGATCATCCACACAAACTTTTTCTGAATTTCGACTCTACAGTTAAAAAGTGCAATGATTTCTTGGGACCTATACATGGGTTCTCATTCACTGCCTTTGATCAGCTTCGTGGCAACCTCATTCCTGACGATTCAACTGTTG GTCGTGCTTATGTCTCAACGTTTTACAGCGCTAGCAGTCTTTACATTGATGATGACATCGACGAGATTACGGTTTTCAAGAAAAAGTTTGATACTCTCTATTTTAGACAATTATTTTCAATGCATATTCCACGTTTTACACTTATTTGTTTTTACAATATAATTCTATATAGTTTTATCAACAGCTTGCTTGCCAAAGAGGGTGATGAACCTGCTTCAAGCCATCGTGTAACTTCTTCGCTAATGCTTCCCAATTGGCGCGATGATTTCTTGACGAAAACGGTTTATCATACTATGGCAGAAGTCAATGAAATTGATCAG GTCACGACTGTTATTGTTGTTGGTACAATCAAGTGCATTACCCAGGGTATTGAGTGGTTCTATAATGCTTGCAAGAAGTGCAACAAGAAGGTTATAACAAAGCACATTGCAAGTGAAATACCTGATGGGTCTGATCAGTTTGAGGAAAAACAAATACTTGAATGCACCAATCAAAGTTGCAATGAACATGTTGTTTTTGCTATCCCaag gTTCAAAATCCCTTTAAGGGTACAAGATAAAACTGGAGTTTTGTCTTTGACTTTGTTTGACCGTGATGCCCAGAAAATTTTAAAGAAGTCTGCTAAGGAGTTGGTTGATAAAATTTTAGAT GGGGAAACTAACATCTTTCCAAATGAGTTCAAAGATTTGGTTGAcaaaaagtttgccttcaagatCGATATAGCCAACTTCAATTTGAAAAACAATTACAAGTTTTTTACAGTGATCAAACTAACTGATGATCCAGCCATAATATCAGATCTTGAAAAGAAATACAAAGTTGAGCAG CCTTCCAGCTTAGAGTCATTTGATGTTCATTGCACTGATTCTCAGTCCCAAGACATGGTTAATATCAAG GATTCAATATCCGGTACCGGTGAGAATGAAACGCCTTTATCAGTTTCGGACATAAGCACCGGAAGGACTTTACTGCAAAATGAAAGCACAAAAAAGACAAACATCTATGGCGAATTGAAGCGTAACTTGGTTGAGGTGTACGACCTTGACGAATCCCCCGGTCGATCAGCAACTAAACCCCGTCAAGATCCTACTGAAGGTCTGAAAGGAGTTTCTGAGCCAACTCTTTTGGTTCCAAAGATCGAAAAATAA
- the LOC110908637 gene encoding uncharacterized protein LOC110908637 isoform X2, with product MTGLIMEPMDITFLNHLDVSHDNYTLKVRIIKLWRQPSFKVPGETYAIEMILMDEEGNKIQATVMNKYFVKFEKLLEESVCLLIKKPSLGDNTSSYKCVDHPHKLFLNFDSTVKKCNDFLGPIHGFSFTAFDQLRGNLIPDDSTVDLIGYVHTFFEIEEFKRKNGKLSKKMNLQLHDLEARNIFVTLFDSYAEKMWNYLSKKEDGVLAVIILQFGRYKFLRGRAYVSTFYSASSLYIDDDIDEITVFKKKFDTLYFRQLFSMHIPRFTLICFYNIILYSFINSLLAKEGDEPASSHRVTSSLMLPNWRDDFLTKTVYHTMAEVNEIDQVTTVIVVGTIKCITQGIEWFYNACKKCNKKVITKHIASEIPDGSDQFEEKQILECTNQSCNEHVVFAIPRFKIPLRVQDKTGVLSLTLFDRDAQKILKKSAKELVDKILDGETNIFPNEFKDLVDKKFAFKIDIANFNLKNNYKFFTVIKLTDDPAIISDLEKKYKVEQPSSLESFDVHCTDSQSQDMVNIKDSISGTGENETPLSVSDISTGRTLLQNESTKKTNIYGELKRNLVEVYDLDESPGRSATKPRQDPTEGLKGVSEPTLLVPKIEK from the exons GTTTGATTATGGAACCTATGGATATCACCTTTCTGAACCACCTTGATGTTTCACACGACAACTACACACTCAAAGTTCGCATTATCAAACTATGGAGGCAACCTTCGTTTAAGGTCCCTGGGGAAACATATGCAATCGAAATGATCCTTATGGATGAGGAG GGCAATAAGATCCAAGCAACTGTAATGAACAAGTACTTCGTTAAGTTTGAAAAGCTGCTGGAAGAGAGTGTTTGTCTACTGATCAAGAAACCCTCCTTAGGTGACAATACGTCATCATACAAGTGTGTGGATCATCCACACAAACTTTTTCTGAATTTCGACTCTACAGTTAAAAAGTGCAATGATTTCTTGGGACCTATACATGGGTTCTCATTCACTGCCTTTGATCAGCTTCGTGGCAACCTCATTCCTGACGATTCAACTGTTG ATCTCATTGGCTATGTTCATACCTTTTTTGAGATTGAAGAATTCAAACGGAAAAATGGCAAACTATCTAAAAAGATGAACCTTCAGTTACATGATTTAGA GGCCCGTAACATTTTTGTTACCTTATTTGATTCCTATGCTGAAAAAATGTGGAATTACCTTTCTAAGAAGGAGGATGGTGTTCTTGCTGTTATTATCTTGCAGTTTGGAAGATATAAGTTTCTGAGAG GTCGTGCTTATGTCTCAACGTTTTACAGCGCTAGCAGTCTTTACATTGATGATGACATCGACGAGATTACGGTTTTCAAGAAAAAGTTTGATACTCTCTATTTTAGACAATTATTTTCAATGCATATTCCACGTTTTACACTTATTTGTTTTTACAATATAATTCTATATAGTTTTATCAACAGCTTGCTTGCCAAAGAGGGTGATGAACCTGCTTCAAGCCATCGTGTAACTTCTTCGCTAATGCTTCCCAATTGGCGCGATGATTTCTTGACGAAAACGGTTTATCATACTATGGCAGAAGTCAATGAAATTGATCAG GTCACGACTGTTATTGTTGTTGGTACAATCAAGTGCATTACCCAGGGTATTGAGTGGTTCTATAATGCTTGCAAGAAGTGCAACAAGAAGGTTATAACAAAGCACATTGCAAGTGAAATACCTGATGGGTCTGATCAGTTTGAGGAAAAACAAATACTTGAATGCACCAATCAAAGTTGCAATGAACATGTTGTTTTTGCTATCCCaag gTTCAAAATCCCTTTAAGGGTACAAGATAAAACTGGAGTTTTGTCTTTGACTTTGTTTGACCGTGATGCCCAGAAAATTTTAAAGAAGTCTGCTAAGGAGTTGGTTGATAAAATTTTAGAT GGGGAAACTAACATCTTTCCAAATGAGTTCAAAGATTTGGTTGAcaaaaagtttgccttcaagatCGATATAGCCAACTTCAATTTGAAAAACAATTACAAGTTTTTTACAGTGATCAAACTAACTGATGATCCAGCCATAATATCAGATCTTGAAAAGAAATACAAAGTTGAGCAG CCTTCCAGCTTAGAGTCATTTGATGTTCATTGCACTGATTCTCAGTCCCAAGACATGGTTAATATCAAG GATTCAATATCCGGTACCGGTGAGAATGAAACGCCTTTATCAGTTTCGGACATAAGCACCGGAAGGACTTTACTGCAAAATGAAAGCACAAAAAAGACAAACATCTATGGCGAATTGAAGCGTAACTTGGTTGAGGTGTACGACCTTGACGAATCCCCCGGTCGATCAGCAACTAAACCCCGTCAAGATCCTACTGAAGGTCTGAAAGGAGTTTCTGAGCCAACTCTTTTGGTTCCAAAGATCGAAAAATAA
- the LOC110908637 gene encoding uncharacterized protein LOC110908637 isoform X8, translating to MLHQFPHFGLIMEPMDITFLNHLDVSHDNYTLKVRIIKLWRQPSFKVPGETYAIEMILMDEEGNKIQATVMNKYFVKFEKLLEESVCLLIKKPSLGDNTSSYKCVDHPHKLFLNFDSTVKKCNDFLGPIHGFSFTAFDQLRGNLIPDDSTVGRAYVSTFYSASSLYIDDDIDEITVFKKNFINSLLAKEGDEPASSHRVTSSLMLPNWRDDFLTKTVYHTMAEVNEIDQVTTVIVVGTIKCITQGIEWFYNACKKCNKKVITKHIASEIPDGSDQFEEKQILECTNQSCNEHVVFAIPRFKIPLRVQDKTGVLSLTLFDRDAQKILKKSAKELVDKILDGETNIFPNEFKDLVDKKFAFKIDIANFNLKNNYKFFTVIKLTDDPAIISDLEKKYKVEQPSSLESFDVHCTDSQSQDMVNIKDSISGTGENETPLSVSDISTGRTLLQNESTKKTNIYGELKRNLVEVYDLDESPGRSATKPRQDPTEGLKGVSEPTLLVPKIEK from the exons GTTTGATTATGGAACCTATGGATATCACCTTTCTGAACCACCTTGATGTTTCACACGACAACTACACACTCAAAGTTCGCATTATCAAACTATGGAGGCAACCTTCGTTTAAGGTCCCTGGGGAAACATATGCAATCGAAATGATCCTTATGGATGAGGAG GGCAATAAGATCCAAGCAACTGTAATGAACAAGTACTTCGTTAAGTTTGAAAAGCTGCTGGAAGAGAGTGTTTGTCTACTGATCAAGAAACCCTCCTTAGGTGACAATACGTCATCATACAAGTGTGTGGATCATCCACACAAACTTTTTCTGAATTTCGACTCTACAGTTAAAAAGTGCAATGATTTCTTGGGACCTATACATGGGTTCTCATTCACTGCCTTTGATCAGCTTCGTGGCAACCTCATTCCTGACGATTCAACTGTTG GTCGTGCTTATGTCTCAACGTTTTACAGCGCTAGCAGTCTTTACATTGATGATGACATCGACGAGATTACGGTTTTCAAGAAAAA TTTTATCAACAGCTTGCTTGCCAAAGAGGGTGATGAACCTGCTTCAAGCCATCGTGTAACTTCTTCGCTAATGCTTCCCAATTGGCGCGATGATTTCTTGACGAAAACGGTTTATCATACTATGGCAGAAGTCAATGAAATTGATCAG GTCACGACTGTTATTGTTGTTGGTACAATCAAGTGCATTACCCAGGGTATTGAGTGGTTCTATAATGCTTGCAAGAAGTGCAACAAGAAGGTTATAACAAAGCACATTGCAAGTGAAATACCTGATGGGTCTGATCAGTTTGAGGAAAAACAAATACTTGAATGCACCAATCAAAGTTGCAATGAACATGTTGTTTTTGCTATCCCaag gTTCAAAATCCCTTTAAGGGTACAAGATAAAACTGGAGTTTTGTCTTTGACTTTGTTTGACCGTGATGCCCAGAAAATTTTAAAGAAGTCTGCTAAGGAGTTGGTTGATAAAATTTTAGAT GGGGAAACTAACATCTTTCCAAATGAGTTCAAAGATTTGGTTGAcaaaaagtttgccttcaagatCGATATAGCCAACTTCAATTTGAAAAACAATTACAAGTTTTTTACAGTGATCAAACTAACTGATGATCCAGCCATAATATCAGATCTTGAAAAGAAATACAAAGTTGAGCAG CCTTCCAGCTTAGAGTCATTTGATGTTCATTGCACTGATTCTCAGTCCCAAGACATGGTTAATATCAAG GATTCAATATCCGGTACCGGTGAGAATGAAACGCCTTTATCAGTTTCGGACATAAGCACCGGAAGGACTTTACTGCAAAATGAAAGCACAAAAAAGACAAACATCTATGGCGAATTGAAGCGTAACTTGGTTGAGGTGTACGACCTTGACGAATCCCCCGGTCGATCAGCAACTAAACCCCGTCAAGATCCTACTGAAGGTCTGAAAGGAGTTTCTGAGCCAACTCTTTTGGTTCCAAAGATCGAAAAATAA
- the LOC110908637 gene encoding uncharacterized protein LOC110908637 isoform X9 translates to MLHQFPHFGLIMEPMDITFLNHLDVSHDNYTLKVRIIKLWRQPSFKVPGETYAIEMILMDEEGNKIQATVMNKYFVKFEKLLEESVCLLIKKPSLGDNTSSYKCVDHPHKLFLNFDSTVKKCNDFLGPIHGFSFTAFDQLRGNLIPDDSTVGRAYVSTFYSASSLYIDDDIDEITVFKKNLLAKEGDEPASSHRVTSSLMLPNWRDDFLTKTVYHTMAEVNEIDQVTTVIVVGTIKCITQGIEWFYNACKKCNKKVITKHIASEIPDGSDQFEEKQILECTNQSCNEHVVFAIPRFKIPLRVQDKTGVLSLTLFDRDAQKILKKSAKELVDKILDGETNIFPNEFKDLVDKKFAFKIDIANFNLKNNYKFFTVIKLTDDPAIISDLEKKYKVEQPSSLESFDVHCTDSQSQDMVNIKDSISGTGENETPLSVSDISTGRTLLQNESTKKTNIYGELKRNLVEVYDLDESPGRSATKPRQDPTEGLKGVSEPTLLVPKIEK, encoded by the exons GTTTGATTATGGAACCTATGGATATCACCTTTCTGAACCACCTTGATGTTTCACACGACAACTACACACTCAAAGTTCGCATTATCAAACTATGGAGGCAACCTTCGTTTAAGGTCCCTGGGGAAACATATGCAATCGAAATGATCCTTATGGATGAGGAG GGCAATAAGATCCAAGCAACTGTAATGAACAAGTACTTCGTTAAGTTTGAAAAGCTGCTGGAAGAGAGTGTTTGTCTACTGATCAAGAAACCCTCCTTAGGTGACAATACGTCATCATACAAGTGTGTGGATCATCCACACAAACTTTTTCTGAATTTCGACTCTACAGTTAAAAAGTGCAATGATTTCTTGGGACCTATACATGGGTTCTCATTCACTGCCTTTGATCAGCTTCGTGGCAACCTCATTCCTGACGATTCAACTGTTG GTCGTGCTTATGTCTCAACGTTTTACAGCGCTAGCAGTCTTTACATTGATGATGACATCGACGAGATTACGGTTTTCAAGAAAAA CTTGCTTGCCAAAGAGGGTGATGAACCTGCTTCAAGCCATCGTGTAACTTCTTCGCTAATGCTTCCCAATTGGCGCGATGATTTCTTGACGAAAACGGTTTATCATACTATGGCAGAAGTCAATGAAATTGATCAG GTCACGACTGTTATTGTTGTTGGTACAATCAAGTGCATTACCCAGGGTATTGAGTGGTTCTATAATGCTTGCAAGAAGTGCAACAAGAAGGTTATAACAAAGCACATTGCAAGTGAAATACCTGATGGGTCTGATCAGTTTGAGGAAAAACAAATACTTGAATGCACCAATCAAAGTTGCAATGAACATGTTGTTTTTGCTATCCCaag gTTCAAAATCCCTTTAAGGGTACAAGATAAAACTGGAGTTTTGTCTTTGACTTTGTTTGACCGTGATGCCCAGAAAATTTTAAAGAAGTCTGCTAAGGAGTTGGTTGATAAAATTTTAGAT GGGGAAACTAACATCTTTCCAAATGAGTTCAAAGATTTGGTTGAcaaaaagtttgccttcaagatCGATATAGCCAACTTCAATTTGAAAAACAATTACAAGTTTTTTACAGTGATCAAACTAACTGATGATCCAGCCATAATATCAGATCTTGAAAAGAAATACAAAGTTGAGCAG CCTTCCAGCTTAGAGTCATTTGATGTTCATTGCACTGATTCTCAGTCCCAAGACATGGTTAATATCAAG GATTCAATATCCGGTACCGGTGAGAATGAAACGCCTTTATCAGTTTCGGACATAAGCACCGGAAGGACTTTACTGCAAAATGAAAGCACAAAAAAGACAAACATCTATGGCGAATTGAAGCGTAACTTGGTTGAGGTGTACGACCTTGACGAATCCCCCGGTCGATCAGCAACTAAACCCCGTCAAGATCCTACTGAAGGTCTGAAAGGAGTTTCTGAGCCAACTCTTTTGGTTCCAAAGATCGAAAAATAA
- the LOC110908637 gene encoding replication protein A 70 kDa DNA-binding subunit B isoform X5: protein MLHQFPHFGLIMEPMDITFLNHLDVSHDNYTLKVRIIKLWRQPSFKVPGETYAIEMILMDEEGNKIQATVMNKYFVKFEKLLEESVCLLIKKPSLGDNTSSYKCVDHPHKLFLNFDSTVKKCNDFLGPIHGFSFTAFDQLRGNLIPDDSTVDLIGYVHTFFEIEEFKRKNGKLSKKMNLQLHDLEARNIFVTLFDSYAEKMWNYLSKKEDGVLAVIILQFGRYKFLRGRAYVSTFYSASSLYIDDDIDEITVFKKNLLAKEGDEPASSHRVTSSLMLPNWRDDFLTKTVYHTMAEVNEIDQVTTVIVVGTIKCITQGIEWFYNACKKCNKKVITKHIASEIPDGSDQFEEKQILECTNQSCNEHVVFAIPRFKIPLRVQDKTGVLSLTLFDRDAQKILKKSAKELVDKILDGETNIFPNEFKDLVDKKFAFKIDIANFNLKNNYKFFTVIKLTDDPAIISDLEKKYKVEQPSSLESFDVHCTDSQSQDMVNIKDSISGTGENETPLSVSDISTGRTLLQNESTKKTNIYGELKRNLVEVYDLDESPGRSATKPRQDPTEGLKGVSEPTLLVPKIEK, encoded by the exons GTTTGATTATGGAACCTATGGATATCACCTTTCTGAACCACCTTGATGTTTCACACGACAACTACACACTCAAAGTTCGCATTATCAAACTATGGAGGCAACCTTCGTTTAAGGTCCCTGGGGAAACATATGCAATCGAAATGATCCTTATGGATGAGGAG GGCAATAAGATCCAAGCAACTGTAATGAACAAGTACTTCGTTAAGTTTGAAAAGCTGCTGGAAGAGAGTGTTTGTCTACTGATCAAGAAACCCTCCTTAGGTGACAATACGTCATCATACAAGTGTGTGGATCATCCACACAAACTTTTTCTGAATTTCGACTCTACAGTTAAAAAGTGCAATGATTTCTTGGGACCTATACATGGGTTCTCATTCACTGCCTTTGATCAGCTTCGTGGCAACCTCATTCCTGACGATTCAACTGTTG ATCTCATTGGCTATGTTCATACCTTTTTTGAGATTGAAGAATTCAAACGGAAAAATGGCAAACTATCTAAAAAGATGAACCTTCAGTTACATGATTTAGA GGCCCGTAACATTTTTGTTACCTTATTTGATTCCTATGCTGAAAAAATGTGGAATTACCTTTCTAAGAAGGAGGATGGTGTTCTTGCTGTTATTATCTTGCAGTTTGGAAGATATAAGTTTCTGAGAG GTCGTGCTTATGTCTCAACGTTTTACAGCGCTAGCAGTCTTTACATTGATGATGACATCGACGAGATTACGGTTTTCAAGAAAAA CTTGCTTGCCAAAGAGGGTGATGAACCTGCTTCAAGCCATCGTGTAACTTCTTCGCTAATGCTTCCCAATTGGCGCGATGATTTCTTGACGAAAACGGTTTATCATACTATGGCAGAAGTCAATGAAATTGATCAG GTCACGACTGTTATTGTTGTTGGTACAATCAAGTGCATTACCCAGGGTATTGAGTGGTTCTATAATGCTTGCAAGAAGTGCAACAAGAAGGTTATAACAAAGCACATTGCAAGTGAAATACCTGATGGGTCTGATCAGTTTGAGGAAAAACAAATACTTGAATGCACCAATCAAAGTTGCAATGAACATGTTGTTTTTGCTATCCCaag gTTCAAAATCCCTTTAAGGGTACAAGATAAAACTGGAGTTTTGTCTTTGACTTTGTTTGACCGTGATGCCCAGAAAATTTTAAAGAAGTCTGCTAAGGAGTTGGTTGATAAAATTTTAGAT GGGGAAACTAACATCTTTCCAAATGAGTTCAAAGATTTGGTTGAcaaaaagtttgccttcaagatCGATATAGCCAACTTCAATTTGAAAAACAATTACAAGTTTTTTACAGTGATCAAACTAACTGATGATCCAGCCATAATATCAGATCTTGAAAAGAAATACAAAGTTGAGCAG CCTTCCAGCTTAGAGTCATTTGATGTTCATTGCACTGATTCTCAGTCCCAAGACATGGTTAATATCAAG GATTCAATATCCGGTACCGGTGAGAATGAAACGCCTTTATCAGTTTCGGACATAAGCACCGGAAGGACTTTACTGCAAAATGAAAGCACAAAAAAGACAAACATCTATGGCGAATTGAAGCGTAACTTGGTTGAGGTGTACGACCTTGACGAATCCCCCGGTCGATCAGCAACTAAACCCCGTCAAGATCCTACTGAAGGTCTGAAAGGAGTTTCTGAGCCAACTCTTTTGGTTCCAAAGATCGAAAAATAA